The Mercurialis annua linkage group LG8, ddMerAnnu1.2, whole genome shotgun sequence genome window below encodes:
- the LOC126660338 gene encoding endo-1,4-beta-xylanase 4-like translates to MFQPLLQWCIVLLIGVNAYALPYDHTASVECLAEPHRAQYNGGIIKNPELNYGLKGWSKFGNSTVEHRQLRSNNFIVAHNRVNSHDSFSQDVSLLKDMFYTFSAWIQVTRASATVKAVFKTKNGYQFAGDVIAKPSCWSMIKGGLTVDESGPAQLYFESDDTSVEIWVDSISLQPFTEQEWTSHQDQSIEKNRKEKVRIQAVDKQGNILPNTKISIEQKKVSFPFGCAINKNILSNPPYQKWFTSRFTVTVFENEMKWYSTEITRGKIDYAVPDSMMQFAKSNNIAVRGHNVLWDDPTRQPSWVNALSPTDLNKAVVDRVNSVMTKYKGQLIGWDVVNENMNYNYFESKLGQNASSFLYNLASKADGGATLFLNDYNTIENSGGGASSPANYIQKLNLIKGYPGNGLLKMGIGLESHFSTPNIPYVRASIDTLAATNAAVWLTEVDVQSGPDQAKYLEQILREAHSHPKVAGIVLWSAWSSTGCYRMCLTDNNFKNLPTGDVVDKLLGEWGGKPIEGTTDSNGIFETSLFHGDYIVKMTNPNSLTNLKVSSSTNNGEDKKPLFLQVKV, encoded by the exons atgtttcagcCTCTGCTACAATGGTGCATTGTTCTTCTAATAG GAGTTAATGCTTATGCTTTACCTTACGATCACACGGCTTCCGTTGAG tGCTTGGCAGAACCACATAGAGCTCAATATAATGGAGGAATAATTAAGAATCCAGAGTTGAATTATGGATTAAAAGGATGGTCCAAATTTGGAAATTCAACAGTAGAGCACAGACAATTAAGAAGCAACAATTTTATTGTAGCTCATAATAGAGTTAATTCACATGACAGCTTCTCTCAGGATGTTTCTCTTCTGAAGGACATGTTTTACACATTTTCCG CATGGATACAAGTAACCAGGGCAAGTGCTACAGTAAAAGCTGTATTCAAAACAAAGAACGGTTACCAATTTGCTGGTGATGTTATTGCTAAGCCCAGTTGCTGGTCCATGATTAAAGGTGGGCTAACTGTAGATGAATCAGGCCCAGCCCAACTCTATTTTGAg AGTGATGACACATCAGTTGAGATATGGGTGGATAGCATCTCATTACAGCCATTCACTGAGCAAGAGTGGACATCTCATCAAGATCAAAGCATTGAAAAG AATCGCAAGGAAAAAGTGAGAATTCAAGCAGTGGATAAACAGGGAAACATTTTACCAAATACAAAAATCTCCATAGAACAAAAGAAAGTAAGCTTCCCATTCGGATGTGCAATAAACAAAAACATTCTCTCAAATCCACCTTATCAAAAATGGTTCACTTCAAGATTTACCGTTACGGTTTTCGAAAACGAAATGAAATGGTACAGCACGGAAATAACCCGAGGCAAAATAGATTACGCCGTGCCCGATTCCATGATGCAATTCGCCAAGAGCAACAATATCGCGGTCCGTGGCCATAACGTGTTATGGGACGATCCGACCCGTCAACCAAGTTGGGTCAACGCCCTTTCGCCGACCGATTTAAATAAAGCCGTTGTCGACCGGGTAAATTCGGTCATGACCAAGTATAAAGGACAATTGATTGGTTGGGATGTGGTGAATGAGAACATGAATTATAATTACTTTGAGAGCAAGTTAGGGCAAAATGCTTCTTCATTTTTGTATAACTTGGCTAGCAAGGCAGATGGGGGCGCTACATTGTTTTTAAATGACTATAATACCATTGAGAATAGTGGAGGGGGGGCTTCGTCACCGGctaattatattcaaaaattgaatttgattaaGGGCTATCCTGGAAATGGACTTTTGAAAATGGGGATCGGACTTGAATCTCATTTTAGTACTCCAAATATTCCTTATGTTAGAGCTTCTATTGATACTCTTGCTGCTACAAATGCTGCTGTTTGGCTTACAGAAGTTGATGTTCAAAGTGGCCCCGATCAg GCAAAATACTTGGAGCAAATTTTAAGAGAAGCACATTCTCATCCGAAAGTTGCCGGAATCGTATTATGGTCAGCATGGAGCTCGACAGGATGCTACCGTATGTGTTTGACCGACAACAATTTCAAGAATTTGCCTACCGGAGATGTCGTCGATAAGCTATTAGGAGAATGGGGCGGTAAGCCAATTGAAGGCACGACTGATAGTAATGGAATCTTTGAAACTTCACTTTTCCATGGAGATTACATTGTGAAGATGACAAACCCTAATTCTTTGACTAACCTTAAGGTTTCTTCTTCAACTAATAATGGTGAAGATAAAAAGCCATTGTTTCTCCAAGTTAAAGTTTGA
- the LOC126660342 gene encoding adenylyl-sulfate kinase 3-like: protein MNTIGFKSLPGFSGLVDGNNFSCNVKKSGSGLVIKAVASGSRQTVPMNVAVGTHNGLVKTLIPDGSTLEKPILANGHAEKTQNSLSQIGNSTNIKWHECSIDKNSRQNLLNQKGCVIWITGLSGSGKSTVACALSQMLYQRGKLTYILDGDNLRHGLNSDLGFKAEDRVENIRRVGEVGKLFADAGIICIACLISPYRKDRDACRKILADGDFIEVLMDVPLRVCESRDPKGLYKLARAGKIKGFTGIDDPYEPPLRCEISLKFDSGENASPGEMAEKVISYMEENGYLQA, encoded by the exons ATGAATACTATTGGATTCAAATCTTTGCCTGGATTTTCCGGTTTGGTCGACGGCAATAATTTTTCATGCAACGTGAAAAAATCAGGAAGTGGTTTGGTAATTAAGGCGGTAGCTTCCGGATCACGGCAGACTGTGCCGATGAACGTCGCCGTCGGCACCCATAATGGCTTAGTCAAGACTCTGATTCCGGATGGTTCAACCTTAGAGAAACCCATTTTAGCTAATGGGCATGCAG AGAAAACTCAAAACTCATTGTCACAAATTGGAAATTCAACCAACATAAAATGGCATGAATGTTCAATTGACAAAAATAGCAGACAGAATTTGCTGAATCAAAAGGGTTGTGTTATATGGATCACAGGCCTCAGTGGTTCAG GCAAGAGCACAGTAGCATGTGCATTGAGTCAAATGTTGTACCAAAGAGGAAAGCTGACTTACATTCTTGATGGAGACAATCTTAGACATGGTCTTAATAGCGATCTTGGTTTCAAAGCAGAAGATCGAGTTGAGAATATTCGTAGAGTTG GGGAAGTGGGGAAGTTGTTTGCAGATGCTGGAATTATATGCATTGCATGTTTGATATCTCCATACCGGAAGGATCGCGACGCTTGTCGCAAAATTTTAGCCGACGGAGATTTCATCGAGGTGTTGATGGATGTTCCTCTTCGAGTTTGCGAGTCTAGAGATCCCAAGGGGCTCTATAAGCTTGCTCGTGCAGGCAAAATCAAAG gCTTTACTGGCATTGATGATCCTTATGAACCACCACTACGTTGTGAG ATATCACTGAAATTTGACAGTGGAGAAAATGCTTCCCCTGGTGAAATGGCTGAAAAAGTAATTTCTTACATGGAAGAGAATGGATATCTTCAAGCTTAA